In Arvicola amphibius chromosome 13, mArvAmp1.2, whole genome shotgun sequence, a genomic segment contains:
- the LOC119800398 gene encoding olfactory receptor 4K2-like — translation MERLNSSRVLEFVLLGLTDSPKLQIFFFVTFSIFYLVTMLGNCLILFTVFSTSQLHSPMFFLLSNLSLIDICLSSFATPKMIMDFFSHHKTISFEGCISQIFLLHLFTGTEIVLLISMSFDRYVAICKPLYYSTLMSQKMCLWLVVTSWMVGFLHTMSQLVFVLYLPFCGPNVVDSFFCDLPLVIQLACIDTYVLGIFMVSSSGVIALISFLILLISYIVVLVTIRDNSSVGSSKALSTCTSHFIVVLMFFVPCIFIYVWPFTNFLVDKILSVFYTIFTPFLNPLIYTLRNQEVRAAMKKKISNHYFPFGKTTPHYTVRGLQRS, via the coding sequence ATGGAGAGGCTTAACTCTTCCAGAGTACTGGAATTTGTGCTACTTGGACTCACTGATTCTCCCAAGCTTCAGATATTCTTCTTTgtgacattttccattttctatttagTTACAATGCTTGGGAACTGCCTCATTCTGTTCACTGTCTTCTCCACTTCACAACTCCACTCCCCCATGTTCTTCTTGCTCAGCAACCTTTCTCTGATTGACATATGCCTCTCCTCCTTTGCCACACCAAAGATGATCATGGACTTCTTTTCTCACCACAAGACCATTTCTTTTGAGGGGTGCATTTCTCAAATCTTTCTTTTGCATCTCTTCACTGGAACTGAAATTGTGCTGCTGATTTCCATGTCTTTTGACAGGTATGTTGCCATATGTAAGCCTCTTTACTATTCAACACTTATGAGCCAAAAAATGTGTTTGTGGCTTGTGGTAACTTCTTGGATGGTAGGTTTCTTACATACAATGAGCCAATTAGTTTTTGTTCTGTATTTACCCTTCTGTGGTCCTAATGTAGtagacagtttcttctgtgatcTTCCTTTGGTAATCCAGCTGGCTTGTATAGATACATATGTTCTTGGTATCTTCATGGTCTCATCCAGTGGTGTTATTGCTCTTATAAGTTTTCTGATTTTGCTCATCTCTTATATTGTGGTGCTTGTAACTATCAGAGACAACTCCTCAGTTGGATCCTCTAAGGCTCTTTCCACCTGCACTTCACATTTCATAGTTGTGCTAATGTTCTTTGTaccttgcatttttatttatgtgtggccCTTCACAAACTTTTTGGTGGATAAAATTCTCTCTGTTTTCTACACCATCTTCACCCCTTTCTTGAATCCACTTATCTATACTTTAAGAAACCAGGAAGTGAGGGcagcaatgaagaaaaaaataagtaaccaTTATTTCCCCTTTGGGAAAACAACTCCACATTATACAGTAAGAGGCCTGCAGAGATCCTAA